Part of the Gammaproteobacteria bacterium genome is shown below.
CGTTCGTGAATATCCACGCGCCCCGTCGCGGTTACGCTTTGTTCGCTTGGGCGCTTGCATTCGTGGCCGTGCTGCATGCAGTTCCGGCCCGTGCGCGGGACGCGCTGCCGAAGTGGCCGTTGATTGGGCCGCTGCAGACCCGCAACCTCTCTCCATTCAGTTTGTTGCGCATGGACTTTATGCCGCCGCCGGCCGCCGCCGGTCAGCGGCCCGGCTGGGATCTGGATGCGCGACTTACGCACGCCAACAGCTTCGTCAAGAGTGAAAACGTCAAGAACTATCTTCGCGCGCGCGGACAACCCAGGACGCTCACGGCGCAGGACGTACAGGCGCTGCTGGCCACACCGGGCGATGTGCTCTACTTCGATGGCGAGATCACCGCGCTGGATCTGACCGCGCGCTACGTGCATGACCGGCACTGGACGGGTTACGTCAACCTGCCGCTGCTTTTTTACGGCGGGGGCATTCTGGATGACGCAATCGACGGTTTCCATCAGGCGTTTGGCTTCACGTCGGCGGAGCGGGATCTGGTCGCGGACAACGAGTACCAGGCCGTTATCCGTCACAGCGGCGACACCCTGGTGCTGCTGGATGCGCCCTCCGGCGTGCAGGTCGGTGATCCCGTGCTGGGTGTGCGTTTCGCCTCTGAATTCGCGAACGAGGCGTTCGCCATTATCGAGGGCGCGGTCAAGCTTCCGGTCGGCGATGCCGATAACTATGTGTCCAGTGGTGCCGTGGATTACGGCCTCCAGCTCACCCTACAGAAACAACTGGGCCGGCATGGCTTGTACCTGAGTGTGGCGCACCAATGGCTGGGTGAGGCGAAGCGGTTCCCGAACGCCTTTCGAAGCCAGGCGTCGGAGGCGAGCGTGGCCTATGAATTCGGCTTCACGCGCCACACCGCGACGGTGTTGCAAACGTCCTGGAGCAAGACCGCCTTCAAGACCGGCAGCGGACCGTTTGCCACTGACGAGTTGCTCGCGAGCTTAGGTGTGCGCCACTGGCGCGGCAACGTCGCCTACGACTTCTCGATCACCCGGAATTACGGCAATTACGAGAACACGCAGGACATCGCCGCAACCCTGGGTGTGAGCTGGCTGCTGCCGGGCAATCCCGTCAACCCTCCCATAAATTAGGGGGCGCGTCGCGTCGCGCGCTGACTGATGCAGGCTTTGCAAAAAATCCGCATTGTGCTGGTCGAGACCTCGCATCCCGGCAATATCGGCGCCGCGGCGCGCGCCATGAAGACCATGGGCCTTGCGCGGCTGTATCTGGTGCGGCCAAAGTATTTCCCCGACGCGAGCGCCGTTGCCCGCGCCACCGGCGCGGAGGATATTCTGCACGGCGCGACTATCTGCGCATCGCTGGACGAAGCGCTGCGGGATACGACTTTCACTGTGGGCACCAGCGCGCGGCCGCGTAGCCTTCCCTGGCCCGGGCTCGACGCGCGTGGCGCCGCCGACCGTCTCATGGCCGAGTCTTGCACGGGGGAGAGCGCGCTCGTGTTCGGCCGCGAGCGCAGCGGGCTCACCAATGAGGAGCTGGCGCGTTGTCATTGTGCCGCGACGATTCCCTGCGATGCAAGCTTCGGTTCGCTCAACCTGGCCGCGGCCGTCCAGGTTTTCTGCTATGAAATGCTGATGCGCGTGCAGATCACACGCGCAACCGAAGCTGCGCGACCGGAAGATATGCCCGCGCCGGCGCAGGAACTCGAGGCATTTTATGCGCACCTTGAAGGCACGCTGATCGCGCTGAGTTTTCTAGACCCCGCCAGTCCTCGCCACCTAATGCACCGGCTGCGACGTCTGTTCAACCGCGCTCGCCCGACCCGCAACGAAGTGAATATTCTGCGCGGCATCCTTACCGCCACAGGCGCCCGTCCGCCGGCCTGAAATCCGCTGTATGTTATAGTGCGGGCATCAAGTTATGGCTACCCGGAACCATGCTTAAGCGGCTGAAAGAAGACATCAACTCCGTATACGAGCGCGACCCGGCCGCGCGCAGGTTGATCGACATCATTGTTGCGTATCCGGGCATGCACGCGCTGTGGCTGCACCGGCTGAACCATGCCCTGTGGCGGCGCGGATTCAAGTCGATCGCGCGATTTTTTTCGCATCTGGCGCGGGGCTTGACCGGTATCGAGATTCACCCGGGCGCGCGGATCGGGCGACGCTTTTTCATCGACCACGGCATGGGCGTGGTGATCGGCGAGACCGCCGAGATCGGCGATGACTGCACGCTTTATCACGGCGTCACCTTAGGCGGCACAAGCTGGGAGCACGTCAAGCGTCATCCAAGCTTGCGCGATAATATCGTGGTCGGGGCCGGCGCCAAGATCTTGGGGCCGGTGGTGATCGGCTCGGGCGCGCGCATCGGCTCGAACGCGGTGGTGCTCAAAGACGTACCCGAGGGCGCGACGGTGGTCGGGATTCCTGGCCGCGCGGTATCGGCCGGCCACGACGAACTGCAACGCCGCCGTCAGGAGATCGCCTGCAAGATGGGTTTCGACGCGTATGGCACCACCCAGGACATGCCGGATCCGGTGGCGACCGCGATCAACAGCATGCTGGATCATATTCATCTGCTGGATAGAAAGCTGGAGGAAACCTGTCACGAGGTCAAGAAACTCGGCGGCGTGTTGGACGACGCGCCCTTGCCGGAAATCGAGCAGCATATCGAGCCGGTCGAGCCCAAGCAGACCGCGCATCGGAACAGCTGACGTGTCACGGGCTTCGCACCAGCGCGGCCTGGCGTTCAAAGGAGCCTGAACATGGATATGACCAACCGCACGCGCTACGCCATAGCCGCCATGCTGGACCTGGCCCGCGCGGTGCAGCCGGTGCCGTTGTCGGAGCTTGCGCGGCAGCAGGCGATATCGCGGGGCTACCTCGATAAACTGCTGGCGCGCCTGTGCGCGCGAGGGTTGCTGATGCGCAGCGCCGGGGTGGAACATGATTTCTGGCTCGCACGCCCGCCTGCCGAGATCGCGCTGGCGGAGATTGTTGCGGCTGTACACGCTCGCAGCGATCGATGCCGGCGCCGCAACAAGGCGCGTGGGTGGTGCGCAACTCGTCGTCCTGGGCATTATCTGTGGGACGCGCTGAACCAGGGGGTCGCGGATTTTCTCGCCGGCATCAGCCTTGCCGATCTGCTGACGCGGGAACATGTGTTTGGCACCCTGCCGCGCGCCCGCAGGCCCAGGTTGCGCGCGGTGCCCAGCCCGGCAGTCGAATGACCGTTTCCACGCGTGCCAGGCATGGTGCGAGTCGTTCCTGAAACCAGTGGCGCCGGCAAATGTCCAAATAAACCTGGATTCGCGGCCTCATAAGCGGCTTTGAATTATTAACTATGCATGCAGGTGCATTAACGAGGTGTTCAAGCGATGGCGATTACACTTACCGAAGCGGCGGCCAGCCGCGTCAGACGTTATATCGAAAAGCGGGGAAAAGGCGTGGGCTTGCGGGTCGGCGTCAAGAAAACCGGCTGCTCAGGCCTTGCTTACGTGGTCGATTACGCGGACGACGTACGGGCGGGCGATACGGTGTTCGAGGATAAGGGCATCAAAGTGGTCATCAATCCCGACAGTGTGAGCTACCTGGACGGCGCGGTCGTGGATTTTGCGCGGGAAGGTTTCAACGAAAGCTTCAGGTTTACGAATCCAAACGAAAAAGATCGTTGCGGCTGCGGCGAAAGCTTTCACGTCTGAGCGTGTGAACGGCCCTGCCGGTTATGCGCAATGATGACAAAGACGACCGGGACCGGCCGTTCAAGCGCCAGTCGCATAACCCGCTATAAAATCTAAAGCAACAAATTAAAGAAACGAGGCGCTGCGAGCGCGCGTCCCCGCGTTGTACAATAAGCCGCTTGTACAATAACGATTGCACGATAACCCCGCTTTACAATAAGAAACACACAAAGCACACGTTTCACACCGCTGGATTCCGTGGAGTCAATGCATGGCCGAACAAACCCTCTCCATCATCAAGCCCGACGCCGTCGCCGCCAATGCGATCGGGGAAATTTACAGTCGCTTCGAGCGCGCCGGCTTGCGCGTGGTGGCGGCCAGAATGCTGCACCTGGACCGCGAACAGGCCGAAGGTTTTTACGCGGTGCACAGCGAGCGACCGTTTTTTAAGAATCTCGTGAAGTTCATGACGTCGGGGCCGGTGATGGTGCAGGTGCTGGAAGGGAATAACGCGGTGGCCAAAAATCGCGAAGTGATGGGCGCCACCAATCCGAAGGACGCCGCGCCTGGCACCATCCGCGCGGACTTGGCAACGAGCATCCAGGAAAATGCGGTGCACGGTTCGGACGCCGCGGAGACCGCGCGCACGGAGATTGATTTCTTCTTCGATGTGGCCGACATCTGCCGGCGCACGCGGTGAGCCCCGTAGCAGGCACTATGCAAGCCACAAAGCTGAACCTGCTGGGCCTGCCACGCCCGCGCCTGGAAGAATTTTTTGAGGGCTTGAACGAACCGGCGTTTCGGGCCACGCAGTTGGTCAAGTGGGCTCATCGCCAGGGCGTGACCGACTTTGACGCTATGACGGACCTGAGCTTGAAGCTGCGTGCGCGGCTGCGCGAAACAGCGGAAATCGCCACGCCCCAGTGCGTCGACGAGCAGGCGTCCGCGGATGGTACCGTCAAGTGGCTGCTGCGGCTCGATGACGCGAACGCGATCGAGACCGTGTTTATACCCGAACCCGGCCGCGGAACCTTGTGCGTTTCGTCGCAAGTCGGCTGTGCGCTGGATTGCACATTCTGTGCGACCGCGCGGCAAGGCTTCAATCGGAATTTGAGCGCCGCCGAGATCATCGGACAGTTGTGGTTCGCCCGGCGGGCATTGCAGGGGCGGCCGGATTGCAGTGCCGGCGTGACCAACGTGGTGTTAATGGGCATGGGTGAGCCTCTGCTGAATTTAGATAACGTGGTCGACGCGATGCACCTGATGATTGACGACCACGCCTACGGACTAGGGAAGCGCAAGGTCACCTTGAGCACCTCTGGTGTGGTGCCCGCGCTGGACAAGCTAAGGTACCGCATCGACGTGAGCCTGGCTGTGTCGCTGCACGCGCCAGAGGATGCGCTGCGCGATCGGCTGGTGCCGCTCAATCGCAAGTATCCGATTCATACCCTGCTGGCGGCCTGCCGGCGATATATCAAAGATAAAGACCGCAAAGCGGTCGTGACTTTTGAATACGTGATGCTGGACGGCGTCAACGATTCGGAAAGTCAGGCCGGGCAGTTGGCGCGTCTGTTGCGCGACATCCCCGCCAAGGTCAATCTGATTCCGTTCAATCCTTTTCCCGCGGCACTTTACCGGCGTTCCAATGATGCCTCCATCGATCGCTTCCGGAACGTGCTGCAACGCCACGGTATCGTGACCGTCACGCGCCGCACGCGCGGCGATGATATCGATGCGGCCTGCGGACAGCTGGCCGGTCGCGTGCATGACCGCAGCCATCGGCAACAACATTTCATCCGGCTGGCGGCGCGCATCGGCCGCGAGCAGGGCGCGCCCGCATAATGCATACGGTGCGCGCGTTAGCGTTATCGATGGCGGTGCTGGCAATCGGCGCCTGCGCCTCGACGGGCTCAGGGTCAGGCGCCTACGTGGAGCCAAACGAGGAGGCGGCCTCCATCAACGTCAGTCTCGGCGCGCAGTATCTGAGCCGGGGCGAACTGAACCTCGCCAGCGTGAAACTGCAGCGCGCGCTGGAACAGGATCCCGATCTCGCCACGGCGCACTGGACGTATGCGCTGCTGCAGATGCGCCTTGACCGCGCCAAGCTGGCGGAGCAGCACTTTCTTCACGCGCTTGCTCTCGATCCGGGTGATTCCCTGCCGCACAACGCCTACGGCACTTTTCTGTGCGACAGGGGCCGGCTGTCGGAAGCGCAGACGGGGTTCAACAAGGCGCTGAACGATCCGCTCTATGAGCAGCCCGAGACCGCGCTCACCAACGCCGGTGTTTGCGCGCTGAAGGCGTCGGACGAGAAACAGGCGGAAGACGCCTTTCGCCGGGCGCTGGCCAGAAATGCCACGTTCATCCCCGCGCTCTACGAGATGGTGCGGCTGACCTACGACCAGCAGCGCTATGCGCAGACCCGGCAATACTTGCGCCGGTACGCGCAGGCGGCTGGCCACACCGCGCACACTCTGTTGCTCGCCGTACGAACCGAGTCCGGGCTTGGCAACCGCGATGCCGCCCGCGCCTATGCCGCGCGCCTGCAACAGGATTATCCAAAGTCCCGGCAAGCCGCCCGCGTGGCCGAGATGGAACGGCATGGAATCTGAGCCGGCGCGAACACTTGCGCCAACCGATGGGGAAATCGTCGCGCTTCAGCCCGCCGGCGCGGGCGAGACGCTCAAGTCCGCACGCACGCGCCTTGGCATGAGCCTGGAGCATGTGGCCAAATTGTTATGCCTGCCGACACAGATCGTGGTCGCGCTGGAAGACGAGGACCACGAGGCACTGCCGGCGCCTGTGTACGTCAAGGGATATTTGCGTACTTATGCCCGCGCGCTGGAAATCGCCGAGCGGAAGATCATCGAAAAATACCAGGCGCTCGGTGTCCGCGAGCACGAGCTGCGGGTGGCCGATGCGGTCAACGAAGGTCCGCCGAATTCCATTTCCGTAGGGCTTAGCGCCGGTGCGGTCGCGCCGGTGTCGGTGGCGTTGTCCGCGCTGTGGTGGGGCACGGAGCAGCGGGAAATTGCAAAGGAAGCGAGCATCGATCAGGCCGCGCTCGCGGCGAGCGAATCGCGGCCGCTTACTCGTGCCGGGACTCGTGACGGGTCGGCGCTGCAAAGGCCGCGGCAAATCGAGCGCGATCCGGCACGCCAGCAGGCGGGGGGCAACCGCGCCGCGGACGAGAACCGTATAGCTGGAAGTAGCATCACCGGTCAGCACCAGAATCGCGCTATCGCCCGGAACAATAAGCTACCCGGAGATCGTCAAGTGACCGACGGCCGTGGCGCCGCACTGCCGCGTGAATCAGACGCCGCGAGTCTGGAAGCGCCCGCGGCGCGGCTGAATCCGGATACCGGCTCGCGCGGTAACGCGGCAATAGCGGATTCAGCCAACGCGCGTGCGCCTGAATCAGCCGAGACCGTGGCGGGGGCCGCCACGCGGGACGACAGCCAGGTTCCGCCGGATGATGACGCGGGCTCCAGGGCCGCCGCTGCGCATGATCAGCTTGCTCTGCGCTATCGGGACGACTCCTGGACGGAAGTCACGGACGCCAGCGGCAAACAGCTGATGTACGGCATGGTGTCGGCCGGGGAGGCGCGCAGCGTGGCCGGCGAGGCGCCGTTCGAGGTGCTGCTGGGTCGTGCGTCGAGCGTACAGGTCACTATTAACGACGAAGCGTTCGACTCTTCACCATTTGTGCGCACCAACGAAACCGCGCGGTTTACCGTCGATACCAGCGCCGGCCAATAAGCCCCGCGCCAGTAAATCCTAGTCATTAAAATACAGGGCATGCCCAAACGCATTCAGTCGATCCGCGGCATGCACGATATTCTGCCCGCGCGCAGCCCCGCCTGGCAGCACCTTGAAGCCACCTTCCGGAAATGTTTCGCGGCATATGGCTATCAGGAGATCCGACTGCCCATCGTGGAGCCCACCGAGCTGTTTACGCGTTCCATCGGCGAGGTCACGGACATTGTCGAAAAGGAGATGTACACCTTCGCGGACCGCAACGGCGACAGCTTGACCTTGCGGCCTGAGGGCACGGCCAGTTGTGCGCGCGCCGGTATCGAACACGGACTGCTGCACAACCAGCAGCAGCGACTGTGGTACACGGGGCCCATGTTCCGTCACGAACGCCCACAGAAAGGGCGTTATCGTCAGTTTCATCAGGCCGGCGCGGAGACGTTCGGCATGGCGGGACCGGACATCGACCTCGAACTAATCGCGATGAGCGCGCGCCTGTGGCGGATGCTGGGGCTCGATGCGTTGCGGCTGGAGATCAATTCGCTGGGCACCAGCGCGGCGCGCGCGGCGTATCGCGAAAAGCTGGTCGAATATCTCTCGGCGCAGGTGCTGGACGCGGAATCCAGACGCCGTCTGGATGATAATCCGCTACGTGTGCTGGACAGCAAAAACCCGGAGATGTGCGAGGTGATCGCCGGCGCGCCCAGTCTGCTGGATGCGCTGGATGGTGAGTCCGCCGCGCATTTCGAACAGCTGCGCGGCTTGCTCGATGGCGCCGGCATCGTTTATAAGACAAACCCGCGACTGGTGCGCGGACTGGACTATTACTCGCGCACGGTGTTCGAGTGGATATCCGACGACCTGGGCGCGCAGGGTACCGTGTGCGCGGGCGGACGTTACGATCGCCTGGTCGAGCAGCTGGGTGGTCGCCCGACACCTGCCGCGGGCTTCGCTATGGGTCTGGAGCGTATCCTGGATCTCATGGATACACAGTCGCTTGTGCCCGAAATGCCGGATGTATACTTCTGCGTGGTCGGGCCGGCGGCGGCGCGTGAGGGTCTGGCGCTGGCCGAACGGCTGCGAAACGAGCTGCCGGAGATACGGCTGATCGTCAATGGCGGCGACGCAAGCCTGAAAGCGCAGCTCAGGCGCGCCGACAAGGCGGGCGCGCGACTGGCATTGATCCTCGGCGAAGACGAGATGGCCGCGAACACCGTGGCGATCAAGTATCTGCGTGAAGATCGCGCGCAAGCTGCGGTGGCGCTTGGCGATTCACCGCGTCTGCTAAGGCAGGCACTCGCACGCTCTGCCTCTCTATAATCAACAGAATTAGTGTTCAGGAGCAATCGTTGGCTTCATATCATACCGATGAAGAACAGGTCGAAGCGCTGAAGCGCTGGTGGAGTGAAAACGGGCGTTCGGTCGTAGCCGGCGTCATCATCGGCGTCGGTGCGCTGGTCGGCTGGCGCGGCTGGACAGCATATCAGAACGGCCAGGCCAACGCGGCGTCCGTGCATTACGCGCAGTTACGCGCGGCGACGCTCAGCGACGACGCGCAGGGGATCGAGACGGCCACCAGGGTTCTGCAGGAGTCTTATCCTTCCACGCCATACGCCGCGCTGGCAGCGCTGTCGTTGGCCAAGGTCAAGGCAGACGCTGGCGATCTGGAAGCGTCCGCCGCGCAGTTACGCTGGGCGGCCGAGCACAGTTCCCAGGAAGTGGTTCAGGCCGTGGCTAACCTGAGGCTCGCGCGAGTGCGAGTGGCGCAAGGCGATAACGACGCCGCGCTGACCCTCGTCAAAGGTGATTTCCCGGCCCCGTATACATCGCTGGTCGAAGAGATTCGCGGCGATGCTTATGTTGCCAAAGGCAACCTCGACGCGGCCAGGGAAGCGTACGATCGCGCGCTGTCGGCCGCCGCCGGCGGTACCGAATACCTGCGCATGAAGCGCAAGAATCTGGGTCAGGCGCCGGAGTCCGCATCATGACCGGCGGTGCAGGAATGCGGTGGCTTGAATTTGCACCATGCTGCGCGACCCTGCTGTCGATCATCCTCGCCACCGCCTGCGGCACGGTGGAAGAGACGCGCGTGCCGGCCGAACTCAAGCAAGTAAATTCCACACTATCCGTCGAAGACAAGTGGCATCAATCGGCCGGCAGCGGTGTGGACGAGCGATACCTTAAACTCAAGCCCGCGCTCGCGCGCGGCAGGATATACGTCGTCGATGCGAAAGGAACGGTGAGCGCCCTGCGCGTCGGCGATGGCGAGTCGATCTGGCAAGTCGCCTCGGACGACGGGGTTATCGCAGGTCTGCAGCGCGGCGACGGCCTGCTGTTTCTGGGCACGGAGGACGGCGCGGCGATCGCGCTGCGGCAGCGCGGCGGCACGGAGGTCTGGCGCAAACAGCTAGGCGCCGAGGTCGTGGCGTTGTCCGAACCCGATCTGGGGGTCATCGTGGTGCGCACTGCCGACAGCCGCCTGCATGGTCTGGACGTCGCCAGTGGCGAAATTCTCTGGCAGACCGGGCGTACGACGCCGGTGCTGAATCTGCGTGGCGCCAGCCGGCCGTTGATGGACAGCGGTCGCGTGGTGGTGGGATTCGATGACGGCAAGCTCGTGGCGGTGTCGGCCGATCGCGGCAACGTGCTTTGGACAACAACCATTTCCAATCCTACCGGCAGCTCCGAGTTGGAGCGGCTGACGGACATCGACGGCGAGATCAAGGTGCTCGACGGTATCGTGTATGTCGCGAGCTTTCAGGGAAGCGTCGCGGCGGTAACTTTGAGCGAAGGGCGCACCCTGTGGTCACGCGAGATTTCGTCGCACATGGGCCTGGACGTAGATGCGGAAAATGTCTATGTCACGGATGCGGACAGTTACATCTGGGCGCTAGAGCGGATCAGCGGCGCGACCTTGTGGGAGCAGGACAACCTCGAATACCGGGAGGTGACCGCGCCGGTCGCCATCGACGACTATGTGCTGGTCGGCGATCTCGAAGGCTATGTGCACTGGTTGTCCAAATACGACGGCCGCTTCGTCGCGCGCACCACGATCGCCAGTGCGGGCATCCTGTCGACGCCGGTCGTAACCAACGAGACCGCTTACGTGCTGGACCGCGGCGGGGTCATCGCGGCGCTGCAAAGTGAGCAACAGCAATCGCAGCCGCCAGTCGATGACTCCCGGGGTGAAAAGGACGGGCTGGAGGCGCTGGAACTGGAGCCGTTTCCCGAGGAAGGCGCGTCATCGCCGCCGTAATCGCGGCGCGCCGCGAAGCAGGGGGCCGATGACGGCGGGGCCGCGTGTAACAACCCACGCACCGCGGTCATGAGACCTACCATCGCACTGGTCGGACGTCCGAACGTCGGCAAGTCAACCCTGTTCAATCAGCTTACGCGCACGCGCGACGCCCTGGTGGCGGACGCGCCCGGTCTCACGCGCGACCGCAATTACGGTCTGGCGACGCTGGGTCCGCGCCAGTGCTGGGTGATCGATACCGGCGGGCTCGAAGGCGAACGGGAGGCGCTGGATAAAGCGGTCACGGAACAAACGCTGGTCGCGGTGAACGCGGCGGATGCGGTGGTGCTGCTGGTGGATGCGCGGGCGGGGCTGACCTGCGCCGACGAAAACATTGCCAGTCAGCTTAAAAAAGCGGGGCGCCCGTTGCTGGTCGCGGTCAACAAGGTCGATGGTCTGGACGCCGCACAGGTCAGTGCTGAATTTCACCGTCTCGGCATCGCGCCGCTGATCGCGATCGCAGCGGCCCACCGGCATGGTCTCGCAGCGCTGACGGCGGCCATTCTCGCCAGGTTTCCGATTGGTGAGGATGACGCCGAAGCGAAGCGCGCGGATGTGGCCGGCGGCGGCATCCGTATCGCGCTGATCGGCAGGCCCAACGTCGGCAAGTCCACCCTGGTCAACCGCCTGCTCGGCGAACAGCGGGTGGTGACCTCACCGGAGCCGGGGACCACGCGCGACAGCATCTCGATCCCGTTCGAGCGCGATGGTCGGCGCTACGTGCTGGCCGATACGGCGGGTGTGCGCCGCCGCAGCCGCATCGAGGAAGCGATCGAGAAGTTCAGCGTGATGAAGTCGCTGCAGGCCATTGACTCCGCCC
Proteins encoded:
- the der gene encoding ribosome biogenesis GTPase Der, yielding MRPTIALVGRPNVGKSTLFNQLTRTRDALVADAPGLTRDRNYGLATLGPRQCWVIDTGGLEGEREALDKAVTEQTLVAVNAADAVVLLVDARAGLTCADENIASQLKKAGRPLLVAVNKVDGLDAAQVSAEFHRLGIAPLIAIAAAHRHGLAALTAAILARFPIGEDDAEAKRADVAGGGIRIALIGRPNVGKSTLVNRLLGEQRVVTSPEPGTTRDSISIPFERDGRRYVLADTAGVRRRSRIEEAIEKFSVMKSLQAIDSAQVVVAVLDAHLGVAEQDASLLGLVLETGRALVIAVNKWDGLDQDQQRWVRRELDRRLSFVDFAERIMISALHGSGVGKLMNAVRRAHASAMIDVSTPILTRLLEQATSVHQPPLVAGRRIRLRYAHQGGNNPLTLVIHGNQTGKLPGAYKRYLMNYFREALRLSGTPVRLVFKTGENPYAGRVAGARPHDKSHGRRSGRSVKRG